In Aestuariibaculum lutulentum, one DNA window encodes the following:
- a CDS encoding glycoside hydrolase family 3 C-terminal domain-containing protein, with protein MKKHVIYMTVLSAFLFASSCKQNEKETEPIKPKETVEVTYQGVPITNAYDAKIDSLIALMTIEEKTGMLHGNSMFATKAIERLGIPELTMADGPLGVREEISRDSWAAAGWDNDFATYYPAGGGLAATWNTELSYVFGTSVGEEAIARDKDVLLSPAINIIRTPLGGRTYEYFTEDPFLNKKLTVPFIVGVQENDVAVCVKHYAANNQETHRDYVDVQIDERALREIYLPAFKAAVQEAQAYSFMGAYNKFRGEYLCENGYMLNDVLRDEWGFKGIVISDWAAVHDTKKSIENGLDVEMGTPKPFNEFFYADALIEKVKSGIIAEADVDVHVKRILQLMFSLKSIDDVGRAKGSINTEDHFQDAYKIAAESVVLLKNENNQLPIKLDGVKSIAVIGNNAKKKNALGGFGAGVKTKREVTPLEGLQNRLPESVTINYAEGYLERYSNDEKAKLGDITLNGPVTIDKLEPDMLEEAIKAAKSSDVAIIFAGSNRDYETEASDRASLQLPFGQEELIEKVLEVNPNTIVVMIAGAPFDIQNVSQKSSALIWSWFNGSEGGNALADVILGTVNPSGKLPWTMPKNLEDSPAHATHSFPGDESVNYTEGILVGYRWFDTKNVEPLYPFGYGLSYTKFEFSDLKTNKSAYKSDEVIQVSFNVKNTGDFEGKEVAQLYVSDPESYVDKAAKELKGFKKVFVKSGEVQQVSIKLPVKELAYYNEVKKSWLIEPGEYVIKLGNSSRNIEAEVIIEVKD; from the coding sequence ATGAAAAAGCATGTAATTTACATGACGGTTTTATCTGCGTTTTTGTTTGCATCTTCGTGTAAGCAAAATGAAAAAGAAACGGAACCGATAAAACCCAAAGAAACGGTTGAGGTTACCTACCAAGGAGTGCCGATAACCAATGCCTACGATGCTAAAATTGATAGTCTCATTGCTTTAATGACGATTGAAGAAAAAACGGGCATGCTACATGGTAACAGTATGTTTGCAACCAAAGCTATTGAACGTTTAGGAATTCCCGAATTAACCATGGCAGATGGGCCTTTAGGGGTAAGAGAAGAAATTTCCAGAGATTCTTGGGCGGCTGCAGGATGGGATAACGATTTTGCAACCTATTACCCTGCCGGTGGCGGGCTGGCTGCTACCTGGAATACCGAGTTATCATATGTGTTTGGGACCAGTGTAGGAGAGGAGGCTATAGCTAGGGATAAAGATGTCTTACTATCTCCTGCCATCAATATTATCAGGACGCCTTTAGGAGGAAGAACTTACGAGTATTTTACCGAAGATCCGTTCTTAAACAAGAAATTAACCGTGCCTTTTATTGTTGGTGTTCAGGAGAACGATGTAGCGGTTTGTGTTAAACATTATGCCGCTAACAACCAGGAAACACATAGAGATTATGTCGATGTTCAAATTGATGAAAGAGCACTTCGTGAAATTTATTTGCCAGCCTTTAAAGCGGCTGTTCAGGAAGCACAGGCCTACAGTTTTATGGGAGCTTATAATAAATTTAGAGGTGAATATTTATGTGAAAATGGCTATATGCTTAATGATGTGTTGCGTGATGAATGGGGTTTTAAAGGCATTGTTATTTCCGATTGGGCAGCAGTTCATGATACTAAAAAATCTATAGAAAACGGATTAGATGTTGAAATGGGCACACCTAAGCCCTTTAACGAATTCTTTTACGCCGATGCATTAATTGAGAAAGTGAAATCGGGTATTATAGCCGAAGCCGATGTCGATGTACATGTAAAACGTATTTTACAACTCATGTTTAGTTTAAAAAGTATAGACGATGTAGGTCGTGCAAAAGGAAGTATCAATACAGAAGATCATTTTCAAGATGCATACAAAATAGCAGCCGAATCGGTAGTGTTGCTTAAAAATGAGAACAATCAATTGCCAATAAAACTAGACGGTGTTAAAAGTATTGCGGTTATTGGTAACAATGCTAAAAAGAAAAATGCTTTGGGCGGATTTGGAGCTGGTGTGAAAACCAAACGTGAAGTCACACCTCTTGAAGGATTACAAAACCGATTACCAGAATCGGTAACCATTAATTATGCCGAGGGGTATTTAGAGCGTTATTCTAACGATGAGAAGGCAAAACTAGGCGATATTACACTTAATGGGCCTGTAACTATTGATAAGCTGGAACCTGATATGTTAGAAGAGGCTATAAAGGCCGCTAAAAGCTCTGATGTGGCCATTATTTTCGCCGGATCAAACAGAGATTATGAAACAGAAGCATCAGACAGAGCAAGTTTACAATTACCATTCGGACAGGAAGAACTTATAGAAAAAGTTCTTGAAGTAAACCCTAATACCATAGTGGTTATGATTGCCGGAGCACCTTTCGATATTCAAAATGTCAGTCAAAAATCATCAGCGCTAATCTGGAGCTGGTTCAACGGATCGGAAGGTGGAAATGCTCTCGCCGATGTGATTTTAGGAACCGTAAATCCATCGGGTAAATTACCTTGGACCATGCCTAAAAATCTTGAAGACTCACCAGCACATGCCACACACAGTTTTCCTGGTGACGAATCGGTTAATTATACCGAAGGTATTCTGGTTGGTTATCGTTGGTTCGATACCAAAAATGTAGAGCCATTATATCCTTTTGGTTATGGGTTATCATACACTAAATTTGAGTTTTCAGATTTAAAAACCAATAAGTCAGCATATAAATCAGATGAGGTGATTCAAGTTTCTTTCAACGTTAAAAATACCGGTGATTTTGAAGGTAAAGAGGTCGCTCAGTTATATGTTAGCGACCCTGAATCTTATGTTGATAAAGCCGCCAAAGAACTAAAAGGTTTTAAAAAGGTCTTTGTAAAATCGGGAGAAGTTCAGCAAGTATCCATTAAGCTTCCAGTTAAAGAATTAGCCTATTATAATGAGGTTAAAAAGAGTTGGTTGATTGAACCAGGAGAGTATGTAATTAAGTTAGGAAATTCTTCCAGAAATATTGAGGCCGAAGTAATTATAGAGGTAAAAGATTAG
- a CDS encoding cellulase family glycosylhydrolase has translation MKSKNYILQSFMALFLIGIWSCSSDNDPVEVVEEKPVEKTLVVNVSEIDFENTEGYFELSIDTNIDSWVISTSGTSWLSLDKTTGSSGVSTVTISTENNSSIAARSAIITVNANGISAVKIAVNQKGAFSSNGIYPDYNLNPIPADATGMSSTAQEIAAKISLGWNIGNTLEAIGGETAWGNPMVTKELISTVKANGFNAIRIPCSWNQYLEDADNAKLKESWLNRVKEVVQYCIDNDMHVILNIHWDGGWLENNVNETSKRNVNAKQKAFWEQIAIQLRDFDERLLFASANEPNAEDEGQMAVLNSYHQTFIDAVRSTGGKNAYRTLVVQGPSTDVEKTNTLMTSLPVDAVENRLMVEVHYYTPYQFALMTEDATWGKMFYYWGTNYHSATDNSRNANWGEEAALQNYFKLMKSQFVDKGIPVVLGEFAAIKRENLSGENLQLHLNSRAYYLKSVVQQAKANGLLPFYWDAGNMGNHSSALFNRSNNTVYDQQALDALINGLN, from the coding sequence ATGAAATCTAAAAATTATATTTTACAAAGTTTTATGGCTTTATTTCTTATAGGAATTTGGTCATGTAGTAGCGATAACGACCCTGTTGAGGTAGTCGAAGAAAAACCTGTAGAAAAAACATTAGTAGTTAATGTTAGTGAAATTGATTTTGAAAATACAGAAGGTTATTTTGAGTTATCTATCGATACGAATATAGATTCCTGGGTTATTAGTACCTCAGGAACCAGTTGGTTGTCATTAGATAAAACAACCGGAAGTTCAGGCGTATCAACGGTAACTATTTCTACTGAAAATAATTCAAGTATAGCTGCACGCTCTGCAATAATAACGGTTAATGCCAATGGTATTTCAGCTGTAAAAATTGCAGTGAATCAAAAAGGAGCATTTTCAAGTAATGGTATTTATCCGGATTATAATTTAAATCCTATTCCTGCTGATGCCACTGGTATGTCCAGTACAGCTCAGGAAATAGCAGCAAAAATTTCATTAGGTTGGAATATTGGAAACACTTTGGAGGCTATAGGAGGAGAAACAGCCTGGGGTAACCCTATGGTCACTAAAGAATTAATTTCCACGGTTAAAGCAAATGGGTTTAATGCCATTAGAATTCCCTGTTCATGGAACCAGTATTTAGAAGATGCGGATAATGCAAAACTAAAGGAGAGCTGGTTAAATCGCGTAAAAGAGGTGGTGCAGTATTGTATAGATAACGATATGCATGTCATTTTAAATATTCATTGGGATGGCGGTTGGCTGGAAAACAATGTTAATGAAACCAGTAAGAGAAACGTAAATGCCAAACAAAAGGCGTTTTGGGAGCAGATAGCTATTCAATTAAGAGATTTTGACGAACGTTTATTGTTTGCAAGTGCTAACGAACCTAACGCAGAAGATGAAGGGCAAATGGCTGTTTTAAACAGTTATCACCAGACTTTTATTGATGCAGTGCGTTCTACAGGAGGTAAAAATGCTTATCGAACCTTGGTGGTTCAAGGGCCTTCAACCGATGTAGAAAAAACAAATACGTTAATGACTAGTTTACCTGTTGATGCTGTCGAGAACCGCTTAATGGTCGAAGTACATTACTACACACCTTATCAATTTGCCTTAATGACTGAAGATGCTACCTGGGGAAAAATGTTTTATTACTGGGGAACAAACTACCATTCTGCCACCGACAATTCCAGAAATGCCAATTGGGGGGAAGAAGCTGCTTTGCAAAATTATTTTAAACTCATGAAATCTCAATTTGTAGATAAAGGCATTCCTGTTGTTTTAGGAGAGTTTGCAGCTATTAAACGAGAGAATTTATCAGGCGAAAATTTACAGTTGCATCTTAATTCCAGAGCGTATTACTTAAAATCGGTGGTGCAACAGGCCAAAGCCAATGGTTTGCTGCCTTTTTATTGGGATGCCGGAAATATGGGGAATCATTCTTCGGCTTTATTCAACAGATCTAATAATACGGTTTATGATCAACAGGCCTTAGATGCTTTAATCAATGGGTTAAATTAA